TAGTTAAGTACTTGTTCTTACGCTAACGAAAgctttttcatttattgttttaacaagttaataaacgtcttaattatcttattaatctATTGTTTAACTTATATACCTCATCTCTCCAACCTACGACGGAACGTGCATTCGTCGTAAAAGAAGCGTGTAGCAACCATCACTGGTTACTACACTTGGTACAACTGATTCGTTATACCATTTAGACATCAATGTAATTGCATCCCctgtaattatttctttaaacgtAGCTATAGTTATTTCCTGGTCATCAGTTATTGCAGAATGATCATTTAGCATACTAATACAactatcatcatcattattaagatttaatggAATAttagtgtaggtatattatccaATGGTTGtttatgaacaaaattatGACTTTTACAGTGTTTACTAAATGAATCAAATGAACTATAAATTCTATGACAGTTCACTTCTAAACACTTAAACTCatctattttatcaaaacaatgaaataactttatatGCCTCAATAAAGCTATGgagctattaaaattattagagaaaacaaaacaataaggCATGAtggtagaattaaaaaaatattattaaaaaaaactgaatatttttcaacaaaactttaacaaaataaaatagtttgtaagTAATTAGGGTTCCGTAcctcaaaagaaaaaaacggaTTCCTTATAGGATCACTTTGTTGTCCGTCCGTCCGTCCGTCTGTCAAGACGGTTTTTCTCAGGAACGCGTGGAGGTATCAAACTGAAATTCTATATGATACTCAGATCTACTGTCTCTGGAAGCTGTAGAAAAATCAACCATCTAAGCCAACACAATCAAAAGATACAACCATTTAGGCCACAAATTTCCGCAAATTTTCGAAACTCGCACGGGAATCAAAACCTACAGGGTACTTCCTGTGAACTTATAATCTTGAAATTTCGTACGAAGTCACGTCTTATAGTACAGATATAggaaaaattacgaaaaccatacatttttagtttcatcatataaaaataaaatatttttgacaattttgaaaatatcaaagtTACTACTTCTTATCTCATGAACgcgttgataaatataattgtagttaCCGCAATGGCCGCAACTTACCTCTATGTATTGAGAGGAGACAAAATTTTTCAATCAGcttgttacaataaaatataacacgcTGAATTACCGTAGTTGCCgggttaaagtataaaaacattataataattcagtaaattttataatatttcaaatataaataaataactttgatAAAAAAGCTTGcccttgttatattataaaataaatgatagatgttaatataaaatgaaggATTACTGGAACGATAAAGATACCTTTGTCATTAATTTATGATCCTCCagcttttcatattttaatgtaataaatttcattttgcaataaaaataccataacTATGACTCGATTGTCGTGTAGGTTGaacttttacttatatacctacaggtTTGTACGGAACCCTCGGTGCGCGAGTCCAACTCGCACTTgaccggtttttttttaaataacatataatagtgaaatataaataatacttagatATAAACTAACAGTTATTTAAGTCATTGATCATACTATTAACAGATTGAAaatttttgtcatatttagttacaatatcatacatatatttttgaatgaagTACCATATTTCTTCACATTCAGGGGTATAGTtcaaatgaaatgaaaaaaaagactTAAAGCAAATATCTACAGCTTTTAGTGCACTTTTAaccttgtaaaaatatttgttgattaCAACATAAAAAGAGATAACTTGCCCATCATCAGTTTCAACAAATACCATGTATGGTTGCAATTTTTGTCCAATTCTATAGGCCTTATTTGATTTGGCATCATCAACTTCTTTTAACTGTGGTACATTCTGTGAAAAACaaactcatataatattttatagtattattatttttcatattttattcttacacTAATGTAGTATAGAAATGACTGCTGTATTTCAAGCTTAGCTGGTCTGAAATAgctagtttttgaattttcagcGTTTGTTCGTTTTGACACATTAACTGGCTTAAATAActgaacaaaaattttaagagcAGCAATAGTCACATGATTacctataaacaatttttaagtgtaatatgtaattaaatataagcgttgaaaatgtatggtttgttttaatttttattaatttagtataaacttACCTAATTCAAAAGAGTTCTGGATTACATCAACTTGATGGTCAACTCCcttgatgttatattttttcacatattttggcactttaatttttaatacttcaaaCTTATTGTACAGTACAAGATTTTTTCCTGGGTACAGTACTTCAAAATCCAATtcaatctataattatttaattaatgtacaatattccAATGTTAATAAGCCATAAGGTAGGTATCCTAAACAAAcagtactattaaaattatgaatacaattatttatattttattctaaccAAAGTAAACCCAAGTGAACATTTTAGTGCAGGATAATCAGTTAGATAAGAATTGTTTTCTACTCCATTGATCAAAGAATTAAATCTtctttgaaatgtatttttccattttatattCACTAGGTCCCATGGAGCAGTATAGTTCTTAAGCCATATTGTATCTTCTTCAAATAATTCTatgattcaatataaaaatgaaaacaagtaCTCAAATAGTAAGAGTTGGCGTTGACCGTCGTTTAGACATCCGATTAAGTCTTTAAACTGTTCATTGTCTATCAGGTGCACTATTATCTTACCACCATCTTTAGGTGAATCTACATCTGATGTATTggtattttcaacataatctTCAACATCGTTTATTAGTACATCGTCTGGTACCCAATCTTCATCGTCTACAAGCTGTTTGTTGTTACGGCCTTGTTCTCCTTCTATTTGGATTTCATTATCGTCTAATTGGGTTCCTTCTACTTTATTAAACTGTTggtacaacttttttatttgatcaatgTTTGTGTCATATACTTGTTTACAGTTAATATCTAACAAATCAGTTTTTTCATCGCGCcatggtaaaaataacataatattttctctgTAAAAGtcttgttcatttttatccaCATTAAACCTAACATACCGTatgatttttctgattttacgtttatttatatacttgtttGGTTTTCCGATTAGAGTGGAGTCAATCGGATAAGTGGTATCAGGTTCATTATCAGTGTCAGAATCAGAACTGTTGTTAgccggtttttattttaccgcGAACTTCATAATTGGAGCCAAATTCTGCTAAAGTTACATCTTCAAGACTGTGTGGTCTACATGAATAGTATTCATTGAGACcgtcaaaaaaaatgtcatcagATTTTGGATCCATTTCTCCTCTAACTGCCATTGGTTTCAACATTCGAATTCTTTTATCAGGATGgctagtgtttataaatatatacccagTTGAAGTATTGCATTGATTCATACCTAAGCAAGTGTACACTGCTTCCTGTGCAGAGATTTCTTGACTCCCTGAAAAAGTTAAcgctatttttttcagttgttcTTTAACCGATAAATCAGTAGTTGACTTAAGATTTTCGACAATGTTTCtcattagttttgatattccaCGTTGGCTTTTTCCAATATACTCGATTACATATCTAACACAAGAATAAACGTCCAATATGAACTGTATATCCATGTTAGATTGCCATaacggaaataattttttcattgaatccAGAAACCATTCGTTGTTTTATTGTACGTTTTAGAAAAACTGTTGGCCGTCTGATATCAGTTCGAATAAtggatttatattcattaacatctttaattgacaatttttgtaaaatgtcttCTAATGATAGATCTGAAGATGAATCACTGTCCTTGAAGTCCCTGAGGTATTGCAGaagtttttcatattgtaGTGTACGAATTTTTCTTGTGATCGGACTACTTATGTCTTCTGTTAGCGGAGTCGATATACAGGTTTCATTCATTGGCGGATATGGTATGTTGAAGCGACACTTTTTCATTTGTTAACTAAtactttgcatttaaaaaacaagttgGATGAGTCCGATGCAAACCTTCGATCTACGTTTAGCAGTTCAGACCTTACTActtttgagtaattttttaaaggtgaTTTATTTGTACGGGGATGCCCACCAAATAAATTAGGAAAAGCTTTTTCCTCTGCATAGTCATCAATAAGAATAGATAACGGTTTCATGCCTTCGCCTGGtgcaaaagaaacaaaatcacagttttcaatttttgaaaaaaaaaaaaaatatcgcgTGATATTTTcgttgcttttttttttattttgtgtacgtTTACTCGGACGTcccattttatgaaaaaaaaaaaaatatatatatataaaacaaaaataaataaataaaaataaacttacagctaaaaaaaaactttaatactaaaagtttttttaaaaaaaaaaaaacaacaactgcTACCTCtgtcaatcaaaaaaaaaaaaaaaaaaaaaatacaaaattagctGATAATTAGAGCAGCGTTTCCCAACTTCTTTTACTCACTGAACCTTTGTAGGAGTTTGAACGTTTTGTGGAACCcccatattttttctataatagtaatgcatacatatgttttgtatacttaaatgaGTGGGTTGTCGGATACTTCCGACACAAGAAtgtgattaatataaaaaaaaatctaaggaAAGAcgatttcaacattttattttgttcataactattacaatatttttaatgtatatacaaaagCTTATTCGTAATCACTTTCCATGACTGAAGAACTTTCCAGAACTCCTCAATTTTAAGGGACTCGAacttaattttcaattcaGAAGATTTTATTTCAAGCAAACTTTCGTATTCATTCGATGAAAGTACTTTTGGCTTTTTCTGAATTGAAAATGGATTTTGTAACcacaaattatcaaaatctTCATTTAATCTTGGAAAGTAGGAAAGTAATCcagattttaaactaattaaatggtcttttattttttctgcatTTACCGGTGTCACTgagttttcattttcatataaGAATTTATTCAGGTTTAAGAAACATGAAATATCATTTTCTCGTACACATTCGACCCAAAAGTCCAACTTTCCAATGAGAGCTTTCATTTCAAGCTATCATTGGCTTGAAAAATCGAAGTTTCTTTTCCTTGTAAACTCAAGTTCGTTTCGTTTAACTTGTTGAAAATGTCAGAGAGGTATGCTAgctttattagaaaattttcaTCATGAAACCATTCATAaagatttgtttttgtatgcTCCTTTAGGAAAATTTTTACTTCACCCCGCAATTCAAAAAGTCTTGTTAAAACTTTGCCCTTGGACAACCACCTGATTTCTGTATGTAAAATAAGATTCTGATGGTCACTCCCCATTTCCTCACAAGGCTTCTTGAACAGCCTTATTTTTAAAGGGcatgattttataaagttcACGCACTGAACAGTGACATCTAGTTCTGATTTAAAGTCTGTCGAAAGTTTCTTGGTTGCCAATGCATGGCGATGTAAAATACAGTGGGTGTTACTACATTTTGGAGCTACCTCTTTAATTCTAGTTATTACACGTTTTATCTTTCCAACCATTGCAGCAGCACCATCCGTGCATACGTCCACACATTTTTGccatgacaatttttttttttaaatatttatttactacatcaaaaatgttttctccTGTGGTATGCGTTTCCAAACTTTCACAAATAAGCAATCCTTCTTGAATGGTTTTCTCATGAGCATATCTAGCAAAAACAATTAGTATGGATAACCCAGAAACATTGGATAACCCAGAAACATCGGTGCTTTCGTCCATTTGTAAGGAAAATTGGTTACAgttaattaatctaaaaacaaattcatcTTCAATGTGATCAGAAATGTTATGAATTCGATCAGAAATGGTATTGTTTGAGCACTGCACTGCTGCAACTTTTCTTCCCGCATCATCTCCGAGAATACAAGAGACCACTTCTATCATACTAGGTTTAATCAAACTTTCGGCAATGGTGTGAGGTTTTCCGGCACGtgcaatattataactcaATTTAAATGAAGCCTCTGTGTTTTTCTCATTTTCGTCTTTTACATAGATAGTAAGAGAAGTCGCACTTTCAATTGAAATGTCTTTCTTCATTCTAAAGAAATCCGGACATTTCCACTTCAGATTTGGATGGTTAGATTCCAAATATCGCTTTAGCTTCGCAGAAGCCAAAGAACTGTTACTGAGAACTTTCTCACAAACTACGCACCTCACATCAGGAAACGTGTCAATTCCAATAGGAATAAATccaaaagataaatattctTCATCATATCgtctttttttaacttttgaacaATTGATTTGAGTGTATTCCTTAGATAGAGATGCTTCATTTTCGATAGTGGCTTTTTGGAGAGGAGCAGCTTCACAGTGAGAAGTCGAGTTTTCCGATGGAATAGACGAAGTGTGACTTTTACATGTAGATGTTAAACCAGCCTTCTCTACTGATAATAATCGCCCTGTTTTGAGCCATGTGTCCATTtcagtaaaaattatgaaggAACGGGTACCAAAACTGCACCGACaagaaattttacattttacattgcataatcattatttaaaacaaggattaaaatttttttttttaaaacagaaaaaacgaaaaaaaatactcataacGTTAAACATAACGAAAACGTAcacgttatttttaaaaaaagtcggcaagtgagtaccgctctgctgtacattaggtgctgtatggatcattattatatattataggagtgttaaatttgaatccaatgatagttatcattgtatacgaaaaacgattctgaacgaagatgatttgtcagcctaggatataatttctagtggttggtgaaaaaggtggtttaaaaaaaccagcttatattaaaaaatattttgaaaattaaatcacgtaaagaaaacgcgaatcttaataactggtaaaattttcaagtatctacgacttatactttttgaataataacaaatatttaaaatcgtttgagaataaatcgttatcattacgctatttcgttaaaatttaaaattcaaacgcacttaaaatttttcctataatgatgcttcgagttttctctatagatacttgaaggtaaacttatggaaaacttagtgttgtatttttaatccttagttataaacacaaaaaattttatgatttttcaacttcaaatatttcgcaaatattcataattttgacgaattttcgtcaaaattagaacttcaaatgctaataaaaaaaaattgtgcctatgtattcttataattttttaatcactataagaataacatatgaggaactttgtattaaattttcaagtattttgatagggccaaaaaattttatcgacacttcaaaaatattttttcagaaaaattgaaaatttcagttgtctataaatagctcaaaaaaagtcaaaatattttgaaatttaaatcacgtaaagaaaacgcgaatcttaataactggtaaaattttcaagtatctacgacttatactttttgaataataacaaatatcaaaaatcgtttgaggctaaactgttatttaacgcggtttttgtaaaaatttaaatttcaaacactcataaaaattttttgcctgaatccggtagagttttttttacagatatttgaagaaaaatgtatggagaaccttgtaccaaattttcaaaacttagttataaaagaaaaaaattttatgatttttcaacttcaaaatttcttgcaaattttcgcgttttcgacagatttcgtaaaaatttgaactaaaaacgcttataaaaaaaaattgtgactaacgatttttatttttttttagctacattaaaaacaactcataaggaaccttgtattaaattttcaaaactttttggtcatccaaaaattttttatcgacactttaaaaaaaaattttcaaaaaaatcgaaaatttcagtagtctataaataactcaaaaaaagtcaaaatttttgaaaatttaactatatacggataccactgacattaacatttggtgaaaatttcaagtattttcagtgattagtttttgaattacaaccataaaaaaaatcgatttggtcgaaaactggttttgcgtaaaaattgccgtttttccgtcatttttttttgtttttctcgattttttttgaaaactgttggaaaatgttaactttttacctctataatgcaccaaggatattcacttttacatcggaaaccacccccattgtttgaaattggagcattatttcgactagttatgctgtacacagacacaaaaaaaaacaaaaaaaaaaaaaaaaacatacatcattgtaaaatcaatacattcttcactcgttcagaatctaaaatgatatcaaaattataatcagttaacgatttaatttatatatttaaattatgtaatttaataacgtattttttaaacatttttaatcccTGCATTTTCAAACCATTTTAACATAACTAAAAGTACAACTTACcagaaaataagaattattcgtgatagtaataattgaacactaaaattcaaacgttaaaattaaaaatgacaacAAGTATTTTGTAATGATGAGACAAGTAGGGTGAAATAGCCGGTACTGGGTCTCCCCCCCGCTTCACCACCCCCGCCTGTATTGCGCCACCCCCTCCCCCTCCCCCGCCTATCCACTACGTCATCGGGCCACTCTGGCCCATACTGCGCCAACCCCTCCCCTCACCCCGTCCTATACACTACGTTATCTGTGCACCGCCGCCCATACCGCGTCACCGTCGCCCCACCCACCACACTATTATCGACGTCGTCGACGGTGGCCCCATTTGTCCGAACATTTGGCTGACGCGGCTCTTCGGCCCCGTATCAACTAAATACGATATGTGTTATGACgctatcatattatcatcgaCGGTGGCGCCATCTATCCGTACATTTGGGCTGACGTGGTTTTTCGCCTCGCATCCGTACAATATCTCCATATTATCACGCTAAAACCCCGCCACTTGTACCACGAGCGCCGTGAGTACGCAcaagtataaaacatatacatatacatatacgtataaaaacatatacatacctgtattaaacatatacataaatgtgtaaaacatatacattcgcgtataaaacatatacatatacgtataaaacatatacataaatgtgtaaaacATGTACATACATGCATACTTTTAGTAGGATACGGAGTCAAATACTAACGCTATTGaatcgtttaattttaatataattagatgtttattcaataaaaatatacaggtTATCGTGTTATAACCTTCATGAATAATCTACATGATATCCGACGACATCATACGATTCCGTTTTACATCTATGGACTTGATCATTACTATTACCGCGATTATTACGAAtgtcattaaattcattttgaaCATTCGTAATAAATTGAGCgcctttatataataacacatttacGCATTTAGGGTTATGCACGGCGTGTTGCTGCCAAACTTCATCATTTTCCTGCCAATTCACCAGCAATAGGCCGCAGTAGTAACATTGTACCAAATCCTTAGTTCCGGAATAAATGAATCCGCATTCAGCCAGTGAATATTTATCTTGATACGATCGAGGCGGGTATGAATCGAATGTTTTCAGCCTCGATAAAAAGCTTGTATACTGAGGATATTCCGGATCCGTGTTCTCTTGTACCAAACGCACTAGTGATCGACAACCGATGgagcattttaataaattcattgtaatgtgtcgtataaaaaataattgtatttaaatcgtAGAAAGTGTGTTCTATCCGTTAACGTTTAAACGTGAATAATACGCTTCTAATCAGTGCGACGGACTACCAGCAACTGATGACTATATGGTGACAATTCGTAAGGAATGCTAACCAAGCAAagcattcataataaaaataataatgtaaattaaaatattcgaatAGTTATCCACGGTATACAACGTTATCTCCAGTTATCAGATACCGACCATCATGCTGATGTTTACGAATACCCTTCACAACCCGCGCACCAAATATTCGTATGTGTCGCAGCCGCATGTGTGCCACTGACGGTCAGTGCAGTTCAACGTCAACTGTTGTACATTCGTATTACTTCGCTCActcttttaaatatcatattaaatttttaaaaatgtttaactgtgTATCATGTGAAAAAGTGTACGTTCATAAGCGCAATCTTAATAGACACGCTAAAGCCCACGATGGATAGACGAATTCGT
The DNA window shown above is from Aphis gossypii isolate Hap1 chromosome 2, ASM2018417v2, whole genome shotgun sequence and carries:
- the LOC126549893 gene encoding zinc finger BED domain-containing protein 5-like gives rise to the protein MDTWLKTGRLLSVEKAGLTSTCKSHTSSIPSENSTSHCEAAPLQKATIENEASLSKEYTQINCSKVKKRRYDEEYLSFGFIPIGIDTFPDVRCVVCEKVLSNSSLASAKLKRYLESNHPNLKWKCPDFFRMKKDISIESATSLTIYVKDENEKNTEASFKLSYNIARAGKPHTIAESLIKPSMIEVVSCILGDDAGRKVAAVQCSNNTISDRIHNISDHIEDEFVFRLINCNQFSLQMDESTDVSGLSNVSGLSILIVFARYAHEKTIQEGLLICESLETHTTGENIFDVAVQEAL
- the LOC126549894 gene encoding death-associated inhibitor of apoptosis 1-like, coding for MNLLKCSIGCRSLVRLVQENTDPEYPQYTSFLSRLKTFDSYPPRSYQDKYSLAECGFIYSGTKDLVQCYYCGLLLVNWQENDEVWQQHAVHNPKCVNVLLYKGAQFITNVQNEFNDIRNNRGNSNDQVHRCKTESYDVVGYHVDYS